Proteins from one Thioflavicoccus mobilis 8321 genomic window:
- a CDS encoding hydrogenase small subunit, translated as MAATKTLGEMLRERGVSRRGFLKFCAATASAMALPPSMAPAIAAALERARRPSVVWLSFQECTGCTESLTRSYSPTVEDLILDVISLDYHHTLQAASGEAAERAREQAMRENWGEYLLVVDGSLPGPQANPGYSTIAGIANLTMLEEAVGGAAAVIAVGTCAAFGGLPQARPNPTGAVSVSDIVTDKPIINVPGCPPVPMVITGVLAQYLVFGQLPELDEYRRPRAFYGQALHDRCFRRPFYDKGLFAETFDDAGARAGWCLYRLGCKGPSTYNACATMRWNGGTSWPVEAGAPCLGCSEANFWDAGGFYRALSVPAEIDGARILAAGAAGAVIGGAAVAVTRRRVRSAEQTREPVTVDELEQQR; from the coding sequence ATGGCGGCAACGAAGACCCTCGGCGAAATGTTGCGTGAGCGCGGCGTGTCGCGGCGCGGCTTCTTGAAGTTCTGCGCGGCCACCGCCTCGGCGATGGCCTTGCCACCGAGCATGGCGCCGGCCATCGCCGCGGCGCTGGAGCGGGCGCGCCGGCCCTCGGTGGTCTGGCTTTCGTTCCAGGAGTGCACCGGCTGCACCGAATCCTTGACCCGAAGCTATTCGCCGACCGTCGAGGACCTGATCCTCGACGTCATTTCGCTCGACTACCACCACACGCTTCAGGCCGCCTCGGGCGAGGCCGCCGAGCGGGCGCGCGAGCAGGCGATGCGCGAGAACTGGGGCGAGTACCTGCTGGTCGTCGACGGCTCGCTGCCGGGCCCGCAGGCCAATCCCGGTTATTCGACGATCGCCGGCATCGCCAACCTGACGATGCTCGAGGAGGCGGTTGGCGGGGCCGCGGCCGTGATCGCCGTCGGCACCTGCGCCGCCTTCGGCGGCCTGCCGCAGGCCCGACCCAACCCGACCGGCGCGGTCTCGGTCTCCGACATCGTCACCGACAAGCCCATCATTAATGTCCCCGGCTGCCCGCCGGTGCCGATGGTCATCACCGGGGTGCTGGCCCAGTACCTGGTCTTCGGCCAGCTACCGGAGCTCGACGAGTACCGCCGCCCGCGGGCCTTCTATGGTCAGGCGCTGCACGATCGTTGCTTCCGTCGGCCCTTCTACGACAAGGGGCTGTTCGCCGAGACCTTCGACGATGCCGGTGCACGGGCCGGTTGGTGCCTCTACCGGCTCGGCTGCAAGGGGCCGAGTACCTACAACGCCTGCGCGACGATGCGCTGGAACGGCGGCACCAGCTGGCCGGTGGAGGCCGGCGCCCCCTGTCTCGGCTGTTCCGAGGCCAATTTCTGGGATGCCGGCGGCTTCTATCGCGCCCTGTCGGTGCCCGCCGAGATCGACGGGGCCCGGATCCTGGCCGCCGGGGCGGCCGGCGCCGTCATCGGTGGCGCGGCGGTCGCCGTGACGCGGCGACGGGTGCGCTCGGCCGAGCAGACGCGTGAGCCGGTCACGGTCGACGAGCTGGAGCAGCAGCGATGA
- a CDS encoding hydrogenase expression/formation protein, with amino-acid sequence MSDQASKPTADDPEWDAAKAILHQVRLALGHLADTGETAQIDLRAQPLAPGDLERLLAWLGRGEVEATVTALGPTRVWESAVPGVWLVDHRDADDERLTLQIEVAPFPDILRSPPQDIEQAVATLDARLGAAVDGGP; translated from the coding sequence GTGTCCGATCAAGCATCGAAACCCACGGCCGACGATCCTGAATGGGATGCAGCGAAGGCGATCCTGCACCAGGTTCGCCTCGCCCTCGGGCACCTCGCCGACACGGGCGAGACGGCCCAGATCGACCTGCGCGCCCAGCCCCTCGCGCCGGGCGACTTGGAGCGGCTCCTCGCTTGGCTCGGGCGCGGCGAGGTCGAGGCGACCGTCACCGCGTTGGGGCCGACGCGGGTCTGGGAGAGCGCGGTCCCCGGTGTCTGGCTCGTCGACCACCGCGACGCGGACGATGAACGGCTGACGCTGCAGATCGAGGTCGCCCCGTTTCCGGACATCCTGCGCTCGCCACCGCAGGACATCGAACAGGCCGTCGCCACGCTCGACGCCCGGCTGGGTGCCGCCGTGGACGGAGGGCCTTGA
- a CDS encoding DUF2007 domain-containing protein: MQRLYVARDRIEAQLLADLLERHRIRAEIFGDYLAGAAGELPANIWPTVWVLDDADLARAGTLLAQFLADAARPPGEAWVCPGCGERLDGSFELCWRCGRPRE; this comes from the coding sequence ATGCAGCGTCTCTATGTCGCCCGCGATCGGATCGAGGCCCAGCTCCTCGCCGACCTCCTCGAACGGCACCGGATCCGTGCGGAGATCTTCGGCGATTACCTGGCCGGTGCCGCCGGTGAGTTGCCGGCCAATATCTGGCCGACCGTTTGGGTCCTGGATGACGCCGACCTGGCTCGGGCCGGCACGCTGCTCGCGCAGTTCCTCGCCGATGCGGCCCGTCCGCCGGGTGAGGCCTGGGTCTGCCCCGGCTGCGGCGAGCGGCTCGATGGCAGCTTCGAGCTCTGTTGGCGTTGCGGTCGGCCGCGGGAGTGA
- a CDS encoding TerY-C metal binding domain-containing protein, whose translation MRRLPVFFVLDCSESMVGEGLIKMEGGLQAVVRSLRANPHALETVYISVIAFAGLAKTIVPLVELFSFYPPKLPLGGGTSLGGALEALMGEIDASVQRATAERKGDWRPVVYLFTDGRPTDDPGPAIERWRARYADGATLIAVGIGRDVDFAVLKRLTDQVLLFDENEAGDFARLVDWVSASILAKSQPLGVALDARAEAVLDDQVLRLVKEPPPVRPDAACVTLVGRCQSTRRPYLIKYDRQHQEIATGELHVDVSLYRLAGCYPLEEAYFDWSDPRTGGLEVSTSELLGVPGCPHCGNATAFALCGCGRLMCVGGPGEATCPWCGRQANFTAGPSPEEGGFAVGRGLG comes from the coding sequence ATGCGAAGGTTGCCAGTGTTCTTCGTCCTCGATTGCTCGGAGTCGATGGTCGGCGAGGGGCTGATCAAGATGGAGGGTGGTTTGCAGGCCGTCGTCCGCTCGCTGCGGGCCAATCCACACGCGCTGGAGACGGTGTACATCTCGGTGATCGCCTTCGCCGGCCTGGCGAAGACGATCGTGCCCCTCGTCGAGCTCTTTTCCTTTTATCCCCCGAAGCTGCCGCTCGGCGGTGGCACCAGTCTCGGGGGTGCGCTCGAGGCCCTGATGGGCGAGATCGATGCCTCGGTGCAGCGCGCGACGGCCGAGCGCAAGGGCGACTGGCGGCCGGTCGTCTATCTCTTCACCGACGGGCGCCCGACCGATGACCCCGGTCCGGCGATCGAGCGCTGGCGGGCCCGCTACGCGGATGGGGCCACGCTGATCGCGGTCGGGATCGGCCGGGATGTCGATTTCGCCGTCCTCAAACGGCTGACCGATCAGGTCCTCCTCTTCGACGAAAACGAGGCCGGCGACTTCGCCCGGCTCGTCGACTGGGTCAGCGCCTCGATCCTGGCCAAGAGCCAGCCGCTCGGGGTGGCGCTGGACGCACGCGCCGAGGCGGTCCTCGACGACCAGGTCCTGCGGCTCGTCAAGGAGCCGCCGCCGGTGCGGCCCGATGCGGCCTGCGTGACCCTGGTCGGGCGCTGCCAGAGCACGCGCCGCCCCTACCTCATCAAGTATGACCGCCAGCACCAGGAGATTGCGACCGGCGAGCTGCACGTCGACGTCTCTCTCTACCGGTTGGCTGGCTGCTATCCGCTCGAGGAGGCCTATTTCGATTGGTCGGATCCGCGCACCGGGGGTCTGGAGGTCAGTACCTCGGAGCTCCTCGGCGTACCCGGCTGCCCGCACTGCGGCAACGCGACGGCCTTCGCCCTCTGCGGCTGCGGCCGGCTCATGTGCGTCGGCGGTCCCGGCGAGGCCACTTGTCCTTGGTGCGGCCGGCAGGCCAATTTCACCGCCGGCCCCTCGCCCGAGGAGGGCGGCTTCGCGGTCGGCCGCGGCCTCGGCTGA
- a CDS encoding class I SAM-dependent methyltransferase gives MSDPWENYFANFSPTDGTVDFYSRIRSFVRPEHEVLDLGAGRAAWFENDQNAYRREIRLLKGRCAKVVAADVDSAVLENRATDEQVVLDRSAGLPFGDESFDLVVADYVLEHIEDPAVFSAEVFRVLKAGGVFAARTPHKYCYVAIIARTIRNAKHATVLSWVQPGRKEMDVFPTRYRLNRLQDVSRNFSAFENKSFIFRSDPAYFFGNMWMFKAQDLFHRLMPAFFSGNLFIFLVKK, from the coding sequence ATGAGCGATCCCTGGGAAAATTATTTCGCCAATTTCAGTCCAACGGATGGAACAGTAGATTTTTATAGCAGGATTAGGAGCTTCGTCCGGCCTGAACATGAAGTGCTTGATCTGGGAGCAGGACGTGCGGCTTGGTTCGAGAATGACCAGAATGCCTATCGTCGAGAGATTCGTTTGCTCAAAGGACGGTGTGCAAAGGTTGTGGCTGCGGACGTTGATTCCGCTGTTCTGGAAAATCGTGCTACTGATGAGCAAGTCGTTCTGGATCGCAGCGCAGGACTTCCTTTCGGAGACGAGTCTTTTGACCTGGTCGTTGCCGACTATGTGCTCGAACATATTGAGGATCCTGCTGTCTTTTCTGCGGAGGTTTTTAGGGTGCTCAAAGCGGGGGGGGTGTTTGCGGCCCGTACACCACATAAATATTGCTATGTGGCAATCATTGCCCGGACTATAAGAAATGCAAAACATGCGACTGTGTTAAGCTGGGTTCAGCCTGGTCGTAAAGAAATGGATGTCTTTCCCACACGTTATCGCCTGAATCGACTTCAGGATGTATCTAGAAATTTCTCGGCTTTTGAAAATAAGTCTTTTATATTTCGGTCCGATCCGGCTTATTTTTTTGGAAACATGTGGATGTTTAAAGCCCAAGATCTTTTTCACCGTTTAATGCCAGCGTTTTTCTCGGGCAATCTATTTATTTTTCTGGTCAAGAAATAA
- a CDS encoding IS4 family transposase, whose amino-acid sequence MSSPEFAQRHRVGERAFTRERKLPLPQLVRFLLNLRKGATQDELDRFFEIVGEEPLAERVSKSALTQARAKLRAEAFAELSRIVVDEVMRTLPLRRWRGFRLLAVDGSMFLLPKVPGIVAAFEQIGEVTPQGRFSRLYDVLNGLIVAADIEPLRVGERILAGESLPATRADDLLLYDRGYPALWLFAAHAVEQRHFCARLPRTFCAEVAAFAASTARSALITLTPGEEARHQCQAFGLPTEALRLIRVPLKGGEEEILITSLLDEETFPAPLFKRLYHLRWGIEEGYKREKCFAEVENFSGRTVHALKQDVLAKVLTLNLTALLAWLAQWMTRRLYQGRRHRYQVNFANAVSKMKDNVVRLLGLSPPPGLLERLLCAMACEVEAIRPDRSFPRDIKSSRPKRFQPNYKRCR is encoded by the coding sequence TTGTCATCGCCGGAGTTTGCCCAGCGCCACCGAGTCGGCGAGAGGGCGTTTACGCGCGAACGCAAACTGCCGCTGCCGCAACTGGTGCGGTTCCTGCTGAATTTGCGCAAAGGGGCTACCCAGGACGAGTTGGACCGCTTCTTCGAGATCGTCGGCGAGGAGCCGCTCGCCGAGCGCGTGTCGAAGTCGGCCCTGACCCAGGCGCGTGCGAAGCTGCGCGCCGAGGCCTTCGCCGAGCTGAGCAGGATCGTCGTGGACGAGGTTATGCGCACGCTGCCGCTGCGCCGCTGGCGTGGCTTTCGACTGCTGGCGGTGGACGGCTCAATGTTTCTGCTGCCGAAGGTGCCGGGGATCGTGGCGGCCTTCGAGCAGATCGGGGAGGTTACCCCGCAGGGGCGGTTTTCGCGCCTCTACGATGTCCTCAATGGCTTGATCGTGGCGGCGGATATCGAGCCGCTGCGTGTCGGGGAGCGCATCCTGGCCGGGGAGTCTCTGCCCGCGACCCGGGCCGATGATCTGCTGCTCTACGATCGTGGCTACCCGGCGCTCTGGCTGTTCGCCGCCCATGCGGTAGAGCAACGCCACTTCTGTGCCCGCCTGCCACGGACCTTCTGCGCCGAAGTGGCGGCCTTCGCCGCCAGCACTGCGCGCAGCGCGCTGATCACACTCACCCCGGGCGAGGAGGCACGCCACCAGTGCCAAGCCTTTGGCTTGCCCACCGAGGCGCTGCGCCTGATCCGCGTGCCGCTGAAAGGCGGGGAGGAGGAGATCCTGATCACCTCGCTGCTCGATGAGGAGACCTTCCCGGCCCCGCTGTTCAAGCGCTTGTACCATCTGCGCTGGGGCATCGAGGAGGGCTACAAAAGGGAGAAGTGCTTCGCCGAGGTCGAGAACTTCTCCGGGCGCACGGTGCACGCGCTCAAGCAAGACGTCCTGGCCAAGGTCCTCACGCTCAACCTCACCGCCCTCCTGGCCTGGCTAGCGCAGTGGATGACCCGGCGCCTCTACCAAGGGCGCCGGCACCGTTATCAGGTCAACTTCGCCAATGCCGTCTCGAAGATGAAGGACAATGTCGTGCGCCTGCTCGGCCTGAGCCCGCCGCCGGGTCTCCTGGAACGCCTGCTCTGTGCCATGGCCTGCGAAGTCGAAGCGATCCGCCCAGATCGCTCCTTCCCGCGCGACATCAAATCGTCCAGGCCCAAGCGCTTCCAGCCCAACTACAAGCGATGCCGGTAG
- a CDS encoding IS630 family transposase: MNDYTLGAERITELRAAHRQTRDKREADRIKAVVLLGTGWSAEQVAEVLQVDPNTVRNHFKRYQQGGVKALGDVAFRGSACALDEGQLAELDAHLQTHLYQTAKAIAAWVKTTFGVSYTGSGMTALLHRLGYVYKKPRLVPGKADPKAQRAFLEQYEKLKQYKGQDDPIYFMDAAHPQHNPVIACGWIKRGEEHEVPTNTGRQRVNINGAIDLERLEPVVRFDDTINADSTIALFEQLERVNLVATWIYVICDNAPYYRSRVVQEYLKTSRIKLVFLPPYAPNLNLIERLWKFFKKEILYNRYFETFAEFKAACAAFFANPGRYHRELRSLLTENFEIVGE, translated from the coding sequence ATGAACGACTACACACTTGGCGCTGAGAGGATTACTGAACTGCGCGCGGCCCATCGCCAGACGCGCGACAAGCGCGAAGCCGACCGCATCAAGGCGGTTGTGCTGCTCGGCACCGGCTGGAGTGCCGAACAGGTCGCCGAGGTCCTGCAGGTCGACCCCAATACGGTGCGCAACCATTTCAAGCGGTATCAGCAGGGCGGCGTCAAAGCGCTGGGCGACGTCGCCTTTCGCGGCAGCGCCTGTGCGCTCGACGAAGGGCAGTTGGCCGAGCTGGATGCGCACCTGCAGACACACCTGTATCAGACCGCCAAGGCCATCGCCGCGTGGGTAAAGACCACCTTCGGAGTGAGCTACACCGGAAGCGGCATGACGGCGCTGCTGCATCGGCTCGGCTACGTCTACAAGAAGCCGCGGCTGGTGCCTGGCAAGGCCGATCCCAAGGCCCAGCGCGCCTTCCTTGAGCAGTACGAAAAGCTCAAGCAGTACAAGGGCCAAGACGACCCGATCTACTTCATGGATGCGGCCCATCCGCAGCACAATCCGGTCATCGCCTGCGGTTGGATCAAGCGCGGGGAGGAGCACGAGGTGCCCACCAACACCGGGCGTCAGCGGGTCAACATCAACGGAGCCATCGACCTCGAACGTCTCGAACCGGTGGTGCGCTTTGACGACACGATCAACGCCGACTCTACGATTGCGCTTTTCGAGCAACTCGAGCGCGTCAATCTTGTCGCCACCTGGATCTATGTGATCTGCGATAACGCTCCCTATTACCGATCTCGGGTCGTGCAGGAGTACTTGAAGACCTCGCGCATCAAGCTCGTCTTTCTGCCCCCGTATGCGCCAAACCTCAATCTCATCGAGCGATTATGGAAGTTCTTCAAGAAGGAGATCCTCTACAACCGCTATTTCGAAACCTTCGCCGAGTTCAAAGCGGCGTGCGCGGCGTTCTTTGCCAATCCTGGTCGATACCACCGGGAGCTGCGCTCATTGCTGACGGAGAATTTCGAGATCGTCGGTGAATAA
- a CDS encoding NAD(P)H-dependent oxidoreductase, with the protein MKCLIVKAHPLKDSLCTALTQHVVTVLTNAGRELTVEDLYEDKFEPALTAKERRPYYAETYDSSDVAAQVERLREAEALVLIFPTWWLGFPAMLKGRLDRVWAPGITYDHASNFEPIEPQLDNLRKVLLITTLGASWRADRVIMRQPLKRTIKFALLGAYARDSRFKYLSLYNSEKLDEGKIEKTLRKWM; encoded by the coding sequence ATGAAGTGCCTTATTGTTAAAGCCCATCCGTTAAAAGATAGTCTCTGTACGGCGCTCACGCAGCATGTAGTAACCGTCCTTACGAACGCTGGACGTGAATTGACTGTTGAAGATCTCTACGAAGACAAATTCGAACCAGCTCTGACCGCTAAAGAGAGGCGGCCGTACTATGCGGAGACCTACGATTCATCGGATGTCGCCGCTCAAGTAGAGAGATTGCGAGAAGCTGAGGCTTTGGTTTTGATCTTTCCAACGTGGTGGCTTGGCTTTCCAGCCATGTTAAAGGGGCGGCTTGATCGAGTCTGGGCGCCAGGAATCACTTATGATCACGCGAGTAATTTTGAGCCAATTGAGCCGCAACTGGATAATTTGAGAAAGGTGCTTTTAATAACAACATTGGGTGCTTCATGGCGGGCTGATCGAGTGATAATGCGTCAGCCCCTCAAGAGAACAATCAAATTTGCATTATTGGGCGCTTACGCGAGAGATAGCAGGTTTAAATATCTTTCTTTGTACAATAGCGAGAAGCTGGACGAGGGCAAGATTGAAAAGACGCTCCGCAAGTGGATGTGA
- a CDS encoding 4Fe-4S binding protein → MSTPWLSISALVTKSALNKPATRLYPFEQREPFANARGQVLFRVNDCTFCGICSHKCPTGAIVIDKKGQTWAIDHTLCILCGSCVEECREGCITQSKQPRAPLARAEVAQFREEYRAAPRPRVKEDAQK, encoded by the coding sequence ATGTCCACGCCCTGGCTTTCGATCTCCGCGCTCGTCACCAAGAGTGCCCTGAACAAGCCGGCGACCCGGCTCTACCCGTTCGAGCAGCGCGAACCCTTCGCCAACGCGCGCGGCCAGGTCCTGTTCCGCGTCAACGACTGCACCTTCTGCGGCATCTGCTCGCACAAGTGCCCGACCGGCGCGATCGTCATCGACAAGAAGGGGCAGACTTGGGCGATCGACCACACGCTCTGCATCCTCTGCGGAAGCTGCGTCGAGGAGTGCCGCGAAGGCTGCATCACGCAGAGCAAGCAGCCCCGCGCGCCGCTCGCGCGCGCCGAGGTCGCCCAGTTCCGTGAGGAATACCGAGCCGCGCCGCGGCCACGGGTCAAGGAAGACGCACAGAAATAA
- a CDS encoding nickel-dependent hydrogenase large subunit, which yields MANRTIVPFGPQHPVLPEPIHLDLELEDETVMQALPSVGYVHRGLELLAENHDYFDMAHVAERICGICSFIHSQGYCQTVEQLMGVEVPPRAVYLRTMWGEISRVQSHLLWFGLVADSFGYESLFQHSWRIRERIVDIIEETAGGRVIYGTCKVGGVRRDVDDETLTRIGREVRSIKAEYDELAAIFLNDKTIKQRTVGIGVLDTEAAHALGAVGPTLRASGIAQDDRQLGYAAYGELDWEPAFETAGDCYARCAVRLREIDDSLDMITQCIERMPAGEIEVSTKGKRPDGEIMGRLEQPRGEVCYYMKANGKRKLERFRVRTPTFANVAPLVHMLKGCELADVPVITLSIDPCVSCTER from the coding sequence ATGGCCAACCGCACGATCGTGCCCTTCGGGCCGCAGCACCCGGTCCTGCCCGAGCCGATCCACCTGGACCTGGAGCTCGAAGACGAGACCGTCATGCAGGCCCTGCCGTCGGTCGGCTACGTACACCGCGGCCTGGAGCTCCTCGCCGAGAACCACGACTACTTCGACATGGCCCACGTCGCCGAGCGCATCTGCGGCATCTGCAGCTTCATCCACAGCCAGGGCTACTGCCAGACGGTCGAGCAGCTGATGGGCGTCGAGGTACCGCCGCGCGCCGTCTACCTGCGCACGATGTGGGGCGAGATCTCGCGCGTGCAGAGCCACCTGCTCTGGTTCGGCCTGGTCGCCGACTCCTTCGGTTACGAGAGCCTCTTCCAGCACAGCTGGCGCATCCGCGAACGGATCGTCGACATCATCGAGGAGACCGCCGGCGGGCGCGTCATCTACGGCACCTGCAAGGTCGGTGGCGTGCGCCGCGACGTCGACGACGAGACCCTCACGCGCATCGGCCGCGAGGTCCGCTCGATCAAGGCCGAGTACGACGAGCTCGCCGCGATCTTTCTGAACGACAAGACGATCAAGCAGCGCACCGTCGGCATCGGCGTCCTCGACACCGAGGCCGCCCACGCCCTGGGCGCGGTCGGCCCGACGCTGCGCGCCAGCGGCATCGCCCAGGACGACCGCCAGCTCGGCTACGCGGCCTACGGCGAGCTCGACTGGGAGCCCGCCTTCGAGACTGCCGGCGACTGCTACGCCCGCTGCGCCGTGCGCCTGCGCGAGATCGACGACTCCCTCGACATGATCACCCAGTGCATCGAGCGGATGCCCGCCGGCGAGATCGAGGTCTCGACCAAGGGCAAACGGCCCGACGGCGAGATCATGGGCCGGCTCGAGCAGCCGCGCGGCGAGGTCTGCTACTACATGAAGGCCAACGGCAAGCGGAAGCTGGAGCGATTTCGGGTGCGCACGCCGACCTTCGCCAACGTCGCCCCCCTGGTCCACATGCTCAAGGGCTGCGAGCTGGCGGACGTGCCCGTCATCACGCTCTCCATCGACCCCTGCGTTAGCTGCACCGAGAGGTAG
- a CDS encoding NADH-quinone oxidoreductase subunit C: MSLPEAFTEIGLDQWLETAKQHQAEGYRLVQMTGTARPEHFEIMVSYDKGLECRNYRVFVPKETPELPSISGIFAGAFTYENELKDLFGFAIPGLTIDYGGNFLRTKVKIPFAGAVTATKEPPAKAKAAAKPPAAEPAPTATPER, from the coding sequence ATGAGCCTACCCGAAGCATTCACCGAGATCGGCCTCGACCAGTGGCTGGAGACGGCCAAGCAGCACCAGGCCGAGGGCTACCGGCTGGTGCAGATGACCGGCACCGCTCGGCCCGAGCACTTCGAAATCATGGTCAGTTACGACAAGGGCCTCGAATGCCGGAACTACCGGGTGTTCGTTCCCAAGGAGACACCTGAGCTGCCGAGCATCAGCGGCATCTTCGCCGGCGCCTTTACCTACGAGAACGAGCTCAAGGACCTGTTCGGCTTCGCGATCCCGGGCCTGACCATCGACTACGGCGGCAATTTCCTGCGTACCAAGGTCAAGATCCCGTTCGCCGGCGCCGTAACCGCGACCAAGGAGCCCCCCGCCAAGGCCAAGGCCGCCGCCAAGCCGCCAGCCGCCGAGCCTGCCCCCACCGCGACCCCGGAGCGATAA
- a CDS encoding NADH-quinone oxidoreductase subunit B family protein, whose amino-acid sequence MSFLKKSPWIIHYAATSCNGCDIEVLACLTPLYDVERFGIVNTGNPKHADILMVTGSVNEESRKVLENLYAQMPDPKAVIAIGACALSGGIFRDAYNVYGGIDQVIPVDVYVPGCASRPESIIDGVVQALGVLEERSKQRRQQRKVAIA is encoded by the coding sequence ATGAGCTTTCTCAAGAAATCCCCCTGGATCATCCATTACGCGGCGACGAGCTGCAATGGCTGCGATATCGAGGTGCTGGCCTGCCTGACGCCCCTCTACGACGTCGAGCGGTTCGGCATCGTCAACACCGGCAACCCGAAGCACGCCGACATCCTGATGGTGACCGGCTCGGTCAACGAGGAGTCGCGCAAGGTGTTGGAGAACCTCTACGCGCAGATGCCCGACCCCAAGGCGGTCATCGCCATCGGGGCCTGCGCCCTCAGTGGTGGCATCTTCCGGGATGCCTACAACGTCTACGGCGGCATCGACCAGGTGATCCCGGTCGACGTCTACGTACCCGGCTGCGCGTCGCGCCCGGAGAGCATCATCGACGGGGTCGTGCAGGCCCTCGGTGTCCTCGAAGAACGCAGCAAGCAGCGACGCCAGCAACGCAAGGTGGCAATCGCATGA
- a CDS encoding respiratory chain complex I subunit 1 family protein: MSYASLGLAAAFIILGPIFGGLLAGIDRRLTARMQSRQGPPILQPFYDVLKLFEKDTTVVTSLQTLYLWCFLFFMVISGVILYLGGDLLISLFALTVSGIFLCLTAESTNSPYSKIGSARELMLMMAYEPMLIMVPLGFFLVAGSFRAADIAAGDPSQVVQLLGVLIGFLFILTIKLRKSPFDLSSSHHGHQELVKGLTTDITGSDLALVEIGHWYENAILLGWLYLFFAPLGVIWAAPIALVLFFAEVLVDNTNARLKWGTTVKASWAVAGLFGLTNLLILPFI, encoded by the coding sequence ATGAGCTACGCATCCCTAGGCTTGGCCGCCGCCTTCATCATCCTCGGCCCCATCTTCGGCGGGTTGCTCGCCGGCATCGACCGTCGTCTCACGGCGCGGATGCAGTCGCGGCAGGGCCCACCGATCCTCCAGCCCTTCTATGACGTTCTGAAGCTGTTCGAGAAAGACACCACGGTCGTCACTAGCCTCCAGACCCTCTACCTCTGGTGCTTCCTCTTCTTCATGGTGATCTCGGGGGTGATCCTGTACCTGGGCGGCGATCTCCTCATCAGCCTGTTCGCGCTCACCGTCTCCGGCATCTTCCTGTGCCTGACGGCCGAGTCGACCAACTCGCCGTACAGCAAGATCGGCTCGGCCCGCGAGCTGATGCTGATGATGGCCTACGAGCCGATGCTGATCATGGTCCCGCTCGGCTTCTTCCTTGTGGCGGGCAGTTTCCGGGCCGCCGACATCGCCGCCGGCGATCCGAGCCAGGTCGTGCAGCTCCTCGGTGTCCTGATCGGCTTCCTGTTCATCCTGACGATCAAACTGCGCAAATCGCCGTTCGATCTGAGCAGCTCGCACCACGGTCACCAGGAGCTGGTCAAGGGCCTGACGACCGACATCACCGGCAGTGACCTGGCCCTGGTCGAGATCGGCCACTGGTACGAGAACGCGATCCTGCTCGGTTGGCTGTACTTGTTCTTCGCCCCGCTGGGTGTGATCTGGGCGGCACCGATCGCGCTGGTCCTCTTCTTCGCCGAGGTCCTGGTCGACAACACCAACGCACGCCTCAAATGGGGCACGACCGTGAAGGCCTCCTGGGCGGTCGCCGGCCTGTTCGGCTTGACCAATCTCCTGATCCTGCCCTTCATCTGA